Below is a genomic region from Flavobacterium ginsengisoli.
ATTCCCAATTGTAAGCGTCCTTCTGATATCAAGTCGGCAGATCCAGCATCTTCAACCATATATAATGGATTCTCATAGCGCATATCAATTACGCCCGTTCCGATCTCAATTTTACTAGTCTTAGCACCAATAGCTGAAAGCAAAGGAAAAGGCGATGCTAACTGCTGCGCAAAATGATGCACGCGAAAGTAAGCACCATCAATGCCAATTTCTTCAGCAGCTACAGCCAAATCAATAGACTGCAATAATGTATCTGCCGCTGTACGAGTTTTATATGATGGATGATTAGCCCAATGCCCAAATGATAAAAATCCTATTTTCTTCATAATGGCTTTATTTTTTTATTCTCTCAAATATACGCATCACAATTGAGTAATACTAGATTTTACTGCATAATTGCCTCGTAAATTAATTTAATTTTTTAAGAACTTTTCGTGCGATAAAAGAAAGTCGGACAACTGTCCGACTTTCTTTTTATTGTTTAGAATCAACACTCAAAGGAGGGAGACTAACTTTCTTTTCATTCATCATTTTTTTCACCTGTTCAATAGTTCTATAGCGTTCTATCTGCATCTCGCCTGTAAATGTTTCACTCTGCGGAGCTCTTGGCGGTATTTGCGCATACGTTTTCATCAAGTCGGCAATAGCCTGATTAAAAATTATGGCTGTCCAAGTTTTTTCTGTCCAGCTGTTCATAAACAAATCATAACGTTCCTGCGGATCCTGCCACAAATTGTAAATGGCTGGTACAGTAGCTACGTAAGTTTCGTCGCCTCTCCATCCTAACTGTTGTCCTGGTGCATCACTACCTGCAATAGCGCCATTATCTCCTCGAGTATTAAATACCGCTTTAAATTTACCAATACGAACCGCACCTGGAGAAAGTTCTGCTTCTGTAAAATAGAACCATCTGTCGCGAAGCGGCGTTCCTTTTTTAAACAATACATTAGACATATCGTAACTGTCAAATACCATATCAGCACCTGCTCTATCTTTTTTAGGAAGTTCAACTCCTGCAAGGCTGGCAAATGTTGCCATAAGGTCTAGTCCTCCTACAATATCGTGGCTTTGACTTCCTGCTTCAATTTGTCCTGGCCACCAAGCAATTGCAGGCACACGGCTACCGCCTTCTCTATCAGTTCCTTTGGTACCTCTAAACGGAGTATATCCAGAATCAGGATGTACATCTTGCCAAGCACCATTATCTACTGTATAAATAACGATAGTATTCTCGGCAATACCTAAAGAACGAATCTTATCCATAATACGGCCTACATTGTAATCCATCTCTACTACAGCATCAGAGTATTTACTTTTTCCTGGTGATTTTCCAACAAATTGTTTTGAAGGAAGGTTTGGCTGATGATTTTTAGCAAAATTAATACACATAAAGAACGGGTCTTTGCTTTTTCCATATTCATCAAGCTGTTTCAGATTGTTCTCGACCATCATCATATCTAGCTCAGCAATATTCTCTTCTGTAACTTTACTAACTTCACGAGCTTTGCCGCCTGCTTCACCTTCGAGTATTCCAGTCGTTACTTTTTTGAAAAGATCTAGCATCTCTGGAGACATCTCTGGATTCCAAGACTGAAAAGCATAAGTATAAGCATTCAAATGATACAGCACCACATTCTGCATTTTATCAAAACCGTGTGCTATGGGCATAGAATAATCTGCTTCTCCTAGATGCCATTTTCCAGAAAAATAGGTTTTATAATTGGCTTTTTTTAGCACAGAAGCCAATGTCCATTCTTCTTTCGGTAATCCGCCTCCTTGCCCCTGAAAAGCAACAGTAGTCATACCGCTACGATTCGGGATACGCCCTGTAAGCATAGCGACTCTTCCTGGAGTACAGCTTGGCTGTCCATAAAATGACCAAAATTGCATGCCTTCTTTTGCCATTCTATCAAGATTTGGTGTTGGCATACCGCGACCAACTCCTCCTCCATAAACTCCTAAATCTCCCCAACCCGTGTCGTCTGAGATTACCATTATGATATTGGGTTTCTTTTTAGTTTGAGCTTCTATATCAGAAAGTACCAATAAAGTTAAGCCTGTTAAAAGTACTGCTAGAGCATTTTTCTTCATAATTTCTAATTTTTAGTATGAGTATTGATACTAAAATTAATTTTTTGCCCTCTAACTCTACGGTATATTTATTTGTTTGATGTTCCATTTTATAACATGAAACCAAGTTGTTCAAATGAAACAGTAGTAATCAATTGAAACCAATCTAATCATAAGTAATTTAAATACAATCTTCCGTAATTAGCAAACCTATATGTCTTCAGTCTTTCTCGAAATTTGTATGCAACTAAAATTATAAAAGATGAAACAGATTAAATTAGGAAATCAAGGATTAGTTATTCCGCCAATTGGTTTGGGGTGTATGGGAATGACAGGTTTTGAAGAAGGAAATATGTACGGTCTTGCAGACGAAAAAGAAGCGATTCAAACGATTCATCGTTCGCTTGAATTGGGTGGTAATTTTTTGGATACAGCAGATTTGTATGGTCCTTTAAAAAACGAACAGCTTATAGCTAAAGCGATCGGAAAAGAACGTGATAAATATATAATAGCTACAAAATTTGGCTGGGAAATAGATGATAGCGGAAAAGTAACTTGGGCCATAAACGGAAGCAAAAAGTATATCAAAAAGGCAGTAGAACGTTCACTTAAAAATCTAAATACAGATTATATCGATTTGTATTACATGCATCGTTTAGACAAAAACACTCCTATAGAAGAAACTGTCGACACGATGAGTGATCTTGTTAAAGAAGGTAAGGTAAAATATATTGGACTATCTGAAGTATCTTCTGAAACCATTAAAAAAGCACATCAAGTTCATCCCATAACAGCTGTGCAAAGTGAGTATTCTTTATTTGAAAGAACCGTAGAAGAAAGAGGAATCTTAAAAACATTAGAAGAATTAGAAATAGGTTTTGTAGCTTATTCGCCTTTGGGGCGCGGGTTTTTATCTGGGCAGATTCGTTCTATTGATGATCTTCCTGAAAATGATTTCCGCAGAGCTATTCCTCGTTTTCAGGAAAACTATTTCCATAAAAATATTGAATTGGTAAAAGCGGTTGAAAAAATGGCTGAAGAAAAAAATGTCAATTCATCTCAACTGGCTTTAGCATGGATTATCAGTAAAGGAATTGTACCTATTCCTGGAACTAAACGCAGAAAGTATCTTGAACAAAATATTGGCTCTACTGCTATAGAATTGAGCCGAAACGATCTTTTAAAATTAGAAAGTATTGTACCTTTGGGAACAGATACTGGGGCTCCGTATGATGAGTTCAGTATGGGACTTCTTGACTAAACTAAAAAACCTTTGTTATGAATACTATAGTATCTGTATCTGCTTTTCACCGTTTACTTTCTCTTCCAGAACCTAAACATCCAATGGTTAGTGTTATCAATTTATCTCAAAGTGTTTTTCTTGATGATGAAATCTGGAAAGGATTTACGAATAAATTCTATTGTGTTGCTTTAAAAAGAAATGCAAAAGGAAAAATCAGATACGGGCAAGGACATTATGACTATGATAAAGGCGTATTAAGTTTTACGGCACCTAACCAAGTTCAGTATTTGGATTTTCATACAATGGAATGTGGAGAAGGCTCTCTTCTTATATTTCATGAAGATTTTATTTTAAAACATCCTTTAGCACAGAAAATATTTGATTTTGGATTTTTCTCGTATGCCGTCAATGAAGCACTGCATTTATCTGAACAAGAAGAAAATTATCTGATTGATATTTTAGATAGAATTGACAAAGAATGCCAACATATTGATCATCATACACAAGATATTATTCTGTCACAAATTGATTTGCTTTTAAACTATTCGAGCCGTTTTTACGAAAGACAGTTTATAACCCGAAAAAACAGCAGTCATGCTCTGCTTACAAAATTCGAAAGGTTTATTAATGAGTATTATAATGATGACTCAACGGAAAAAGGTCTTTTAAGCGTTGGTCTAATCGCCGAAGCACTCAGTCTTTCTCCAAACTATCTTAGCGATTTCTTGAAAATACATACAGGAAGAAATACAAAAGAGCATA
It encodes:
- a CDS encoding helix-turn-helix domain-containing protein produces the protein MNTIVSVSAFHRLLSLPEPKHPMVSVINLSQSVFLDDEIWKGFTNKFYCVALKRNAKGKIRYGQGHYDYDKGVLSFTAPNQVQYLDFHTMECGEGSLLIFHEDFILKHPLAQKIFDFGFFSYAVNEALHLSEQEENYLIDILDRIDKECQHIDHHTQDIILSQIDLLLNYSSRFYERQFITRKNSSHALLTKFERFINEYYNDDSTEKGLLSVGLIAEALSLSPNYLSDFLKIHTGRNTKEHIYEKLVNKAKEKLSVSELSVSEIAYNLGFEHPQSFSTFFKKRTQMAPLEFREKIRNN
- a CDS encoding aldo/keto reductase yields the protein MKQIKLGNQGLVIPPIGLGCMGMTGFEEGNMYGLADEKEAIQTIHRSLELGGNFLDTADLYGPLKNEQLIAKAIGKERDKYIIATKFGWEIDDSGKVTWAINGSKKYIKKAVERSLKNLNTDYIDLYYMHRLDKNTPIEETVDTMSDLVKEGKVKYIGLSEVSSETIKKAHQVHPITAVQSEYSLFERTVEERGILKTLEELEIGFVAYSPLGRGFLSGQIRSIDDLPENDFRRAIPRFQENYFHKNIELVKAVEKMAEEKNVNSSQLALAWIISKGIVPIPGTKRRKYLEQNIGSTAIELSRNDLLKLESIVPLGTDTGAPYDEFSMGLLD
- a CDS encoding arylsulfatase, with the translated sequence MKKNALAVLLTGLTLLVLSDIEAQTKKKPNIIMVISDDTGWGDLGVYGGGVGRGMPTPNLDRMAKEGMQFWSFYGQPSCTPGRVAMLTGRIPNRSGMTTVAFQGQGGGLPKEEWTLASVLKKANYKTYFSGKWHLGEADYSMPIAHGFDKMQNVVLYHLNAYTYAFQSWNPEMSPEMLDLFKKVTTGILEGEAGGKAREVSKVTEENIAELDMMMVENNLKQLDEYGKSKDPFFMCINFAKNHQPNLPSKQFVGKSPGKSKYSDAVVEMDYNVGRIMDKIRSLGIAENTIVIYTVDNGAWQDVHPDSGYTPFRGTKGTDREGGSRVPAIAWWPGQIEAGSQSHDIVGGLDLMATFASLAGVELPKKDRAGADMVFDSYDMSNVLFKKGTPLRDRWFYFTEAELSPGAVRIGKFKAVFNTRGDNGAIAGSDAPGQQLGWRGDETYVATVPAIYNLWQDPQERYDLFMNSWTEKTWTAIIFNQAIADLMKTYAQIPPRAPQSETFTGEMQIERYRTIEQVKKMMNEKKVSLPPLSVDSKQ